The segment TCAAACTGTAAAATCTTTGTTGTCATAATTGTCTGCTGTTGTAAAATCACCCTTTGGACTGATTGTGTGCAATGGCATCCATACCGAATGAATTCATAGACGATCTGATAAATCGCGTCGATATATACGATGTGATTTCCCCGCGTGTGTCATTAAAAAAGGCAGGCAAAGATTATTCAGGCTTGTGTCCTTTCCATAACGAAAACTCCCCTTCGTTCACCGTCAGCCAACAAAAACAATTTTTCCACTGTTTCGGCTGTGGTAAAAATGGCAGTGCGATTGGGTTTTTGATGGAATATGAAGGATTGGACTTTGTTGACGCCGTCAAAGACTTGGCTCAAATGGCCGGCATGGAAGTGCCCCTGGCCAAGAGCAACAAGCCCAAAATCAGCAGAAACCTGTATGCAATCACCGAAAAAGCTGCCAGAATTTTTCAGCACCAACTGAAAGACAATGAACCCACCATCTCTTATTTAAAAAAACGTGGTATTTCAGGGCAAACCGCCCAAACATTTCAAATAGGTTATGCCAAAGATGCTTGGGATGGAATCATGAAACGATTCGACTTTCAAGAACATGATTTACTGGCACAAGCTGGACTGACCACACACAATGATTCCGGCAAAGTCTACGACAAATTTCGGCACCGATTGATGTTTCCCATCCATGACCGCAGAGGTCGTGTGATTGCATTTGGCGGCCGCGCTATTGAGCCTGACCAAAAGCCCAAATACCTCAACTCACCAGAAACACCATTATTTCACAAAGGCAATGAACTGTATGCCTTTCATTTGGCCAGAAAACACAGTGATGATAACTTTATCCTGGTGGTTGAAGGCTATATGGATGTCGTCGCCCTGTTCGAAAATGGCGTAAAAAATGCCGTTGCCACACTCGGCACCGCCACTTCAGCCCAACACATCCAAAACCTGTTTAAAGTTTGGGACAAAATCATTTTTTGTTTCGATGGTGACCGCGCGGGAAAACAAGCAGCAGCCAAAGCCTTGGAAACCGCTCTGCCTCAATATTTGGACCACAAAACCATCAGCTTTCTGTTTCTACCGGACGGACAAGATCCAGACAGTTATATTTTTGAAAAAGGTGAACAGGCCTTCCGTGAATTGTGCGACCAAGCCAAACCATTGTCTGAATTTTTAATAGAACACATCAGTACTGGCATAGCAACAGATACCATTGACGGGCAAGCTCAATTGTTTCACAAAGCACAAGAACCCTTGAACAGACTGCCCAAAGGCGCTTTCAGGCAAATGATGACCAATAAAATAGAATCCCTCACTCAACACCAATTCAAAAAACAAGCTCAGGCCAAAACCAAAAGACAACAAGAAAGCAGCCAATCGCCTGTTAAAAAAATCATCAGTCTATTGGTCAACCTGCCAACACTGCACAAACTTATTCCTGAGGCACTTGATTTACATGCTTTTCAGTTTAAAGGTGTTGAAATAATTGACAGAATCGTTGAAATTTGTCAAAGTCAGCCCCACATAAGCACAGCGGCTTTGATTGAGCATTTCCGGAATGACTCATTCTTTCAACATTTGGCACCATTATCCAAACACTATGACCACTTGGATAATGATCAAAAAACATTAGAGTTCAAGGACTTGATGAACCACTTGCTTAAAAAAGCGCAACAAAAAGAAATTGACGCCCTGCGCGAGAAACAAATGCAGTCTGGGCTAACAATTGAAGAAAAACAACAACTGGTTAACTTATTGACCACCAAAGTGAATTAATACAATATGGCGACAGATCAACAAACATCACAAATCAAACTTTTGATTTTAAAAGGCAAAGAACAAGGATACCTGACCTACGCAGAAGTCAATGACCATTTGCCTGATGACATTGTAGAAACAGATTCGGTTGAAGACATCATTCAAATGATCAACGACATGGGCATTCAAGTATTGGATGAAGCCCCTGAAGAAGACAGCATCATTTTGAATGACTCAACTGCCAAGGAAGACGATGACACAGCCACAGAAGAAGCTGTGGCCGTACTTTCAGCCGTTGACCCCAGTATCGGTCGTACCACTGACCCTGTTCGCATGTACATGCGTGAAATGGGCTCGGTTGAGTTACTTGAGCGCAAAGATGAAATTGCCATTGCCAAGCGAATCGAGAAGTGTGACCACTTGATTATGGAAGCCAGTTACCTGTTCCCCAAGTCTATCCGCACCATTTTGGAATATTACCAAGATGTATTGGACGAAACATTGAAAAAGGAACATTTTGTCACTGACATCTATGACCCACATGCTGAAGCCATCATTCCTAAGGTTAAAAAACCAACAGATCCTGTTGACGAAGACGAAGAAGAAGAGGAAGAAGTTGACACTTCATTACAGTTTGATGAAGTCACCAAGCGCATTGAAGCCGTGCGTAAATTGTTCAACAAATTTTTGGCATCAGTAGAAAAAGACGGTATCGGTGAAAAGAAACAGAAAAATTTCATGGTACAAATCTCTGAAATCTTGGTCGAATTCAAATTTGCACCTGTCACCATGACAGACATCGTTGATGACATCAAAGAAGTGCAAGAAGTGGTGCGCAGAATTGAACGGCGCATCCTTGATATTTGTGTCCGAGAGTGCAAGATGCTTCGCCGTGAATTCATCCGTGGATTCATGAACCGCGAAACTGATGAAAACTTCATGGATGACATGATTGCCAAAGACAGTGCCAAAGCCACGGTTCTAGAAATTTATAAGGATGAAGTGATTGGACTTCAGAAGAAGTTACAACGCGTTGAAACAAGTTTTGATTTAACCATCAAAGAAATCAAAGCCATCAACAGAACCGTAACTGTCAATGAAGCCAAATCTCGACGCGCCAAGAAAGAAATGATTGAAGCCAACTTGCGTTTGGTTATTTCTATTGCCAAAAAATACACCAATCGCGGCCTGCAATTCTTAGATTTAATTCAAGAAGGTAACATTGGTTTAATGAAAGCTGTAGAAAAATTTGAATATCGACGTGGTTACAAATTTTCAACTTATGCCACATGGTGGATCAGACAGGCCATCACGCGTTCTATCGCTGATCAAGCCAGAACCATTCGTATTCCTGTGCACATGATTGAAACCATCAATAAGTTAAACCGTGTTTCTCGTCAGTTACTACAAGAATTGGGGCGTGAAGCAACACCTGAAGAAATTTCAGAAGTGATGGAAATGCCAGTGGGCAAAGTACGCAAAGTGATTAAAATCGCCAAACAACCTATTTCAATGGAAACACCTATTGGTGATGATGAAGATTCAAGTTTGGGCGATTTCATTGAAGACGGTAACATTTTGTCACCACTGGAATCAACCACGGCTAACGGCTTGACCAATACGGTTACTAACTTATTGTCAGGTTTGACACCTCGTGAAGCCAAAGTATTGCGTATGCGCTTCGGTATCGACATGAACACCGACCACACGCTAGAAGAAGTGGGCAAACAATTCGACGTGACCCGCGAACGTATCCGTCAAATTGAAGCCAAAGCTTTACGAAAGCTCAGACACCCAAGTCGTTCGGAACAGCTCCGAAGCTTTATGGATTTGGGCTGATATTGCCAAGAAATAGAAACAAAAAAACCAGCTTTTTTGCTGGTTTTTTTGTTTCTTAAAACTGCTGGCGTTTA is part of the Marinicella rhabdoformis genome and harbors:
- the dnaG gene encoding DNA primase, with the protein product MASIPNEFIDDLINRVDIYDVISPRVSLKKAGKDYSGLCPFHNENSPSFTVSQQKQFFHCFGCGKNGSAIGFLMEYEGLDFVDAVKDLAQMAGMEVPLAKSNKPKISRNLYAITEKAARIFQHQLKDNEPTISYLKKRGISGQTAQTFQIGYAKDAWDGIMKRFDFQEHDLLAQAGLTTHNDSGKVYDKFRHRLMFPIHDRRGRVIAFGGRAIEPDQKPKYLNSPETPLFHKGNELYAFHLARKHSDDNFILVVEGYMDVVALFENGVKNAVATLGTATSAQHIQNLFKVWDKIIFCFDGDRAGKQAAAKALETALPQYLDHKTISFLFLPDGQDPDSYIFEKGEQAFRELCDQAKPLSEFLIEHISTGIATDTIDGQAQLFHKAQEPLNRLPKGAFRQMMTNKIESLTQHQFKKQAQAKTKRQQESSQSPVKKIISLLVNLPTLHKLIPEALDLHAFQFKGVEIIDRIVEICQSQPHISTAALIEHFRNDSFFQHLAPLSKHYDHLDNDQKTLEFKDLMNHLLKKAQQKEIDALREKQMQSGLTIEEKQQLVNLLTTKVN
- the rpoD gene encoding RNA polymerase sigma factor RpoD → MATDQQTSQIKLLILKGKEQGYLTYAEVNDHLPDDIVETDSVEDIIQMINDMGIQVLDEAPEEDSIILNDSTAKEDDDTATEEAVAVLSAVDPSIGRTTDPVRMYMREMGSVELLERKDEIAIAKRIEKCDHLIMEASYLFPKSIRTILEYYQDVLDETLKKEHFVTDIYDPHAEAIIPKVKKPTDPVDEDEEEEEEVDTSLQFDEVTKRIEAVRKLFNKFLASVEKDGIGEKKQKNFMVQISEILVEFKFAPVTMTDIVDDIKEVQEVVRRIERRILDICVRECKMLRREFIRGFMNRETDENFMDDMIAKDSAKATVLEIYKDEVIGLQKKLQRVETSFDLTIKEIKAINRTVTVNEAKSRRAKKEMIEANLRLVISIAKKYTNRGLQFLDLIQEGNIGLMKAVEKFEYRRGYKFSTYATWWIRQAITRSIADQARTIRIPVHMIETINKLNRVSRQLLQELGREATPEEISEVMEMPVGKVRKVIKIAKQPISMETPIGDDEDSSLGDFIEDGNILSPLESTTANGLTNTVTNLLSGLTPREAKVLRMRFGIDMNTDHTLEEVGKQFDVTRERIRQIEAKALRKLRHPSRSEQLRSFMDLG